In the Gossypium raimondii isolate GPD5lz chromosome 9, ASM2569854v1, whole genome shotgun sequence genome, one interval contains:
- the LOC105799508 gene encoding uncharacterized protein LOC105799508 has product MFRPYTYGPRAAWLWIIEYVSSFPQLDISIISGLIETAPILPEDLEENTSERVALRCLEELFGPQNSHGSVSPVSRAVLNPSASCDDVLDHILYHILQKVPLSDLKNAGPELLRWDGHSFIEHKRATLPKCALEQLKDVILLDDPYLDGNENGPPSRSDDSNDENGNQEGNLIPQIKKNEELLGRNPIPSKRSRDELVAGNSKGVVSVNHGSMQCDLHLNAKKSKLVANPTCTIQAVAELPIHLHGDDEQLEDESQRIMKVTEIETNNLGKVSQIGEGDQDLCVASRTPGLMVEQKHGDIICPNVVIDESSPVENGAPVKESSGDAGGNIDQDFTSSSQNSTSADGLQENVDLIGEKADMDHPCVEQICEDEDEIFNISLKKNLFLSSQRMASQDPVQNADWTEQNSCVKCNQNGQLLVCTSSGCLLAVHESCLNCPARFDDKGHFLCPFCACSVSISNYLEAKNKIILARKKLVAFMGLMGKLIQEQGRSWNHSKLNGNENLAGIQESGHLGREHEHKQEELPAKLKTSDDNPTTENTETFPINQVEVEGHDILKEVVGPQITDARQKLVNSDGEESSTSADDKYIISSHSTRSKKSETRQSFSTTRRLRRKKAPWTNDEEEMLKKGLQEIANEDGTVPWKRILEFGTNVFLMDRTATDLKNKWRSMCKGSPGCK; this is encoded by the exons ATGTTTCGCCCTTACACTTATGGTCCAAGAGCTGCATGGCTTTGGATCATTGAGTACGTATCAAGCTTTCCCCAGCTAGATATTTCCATTATATCCG GTCTGATTGAAACAGCTCCAATTTTACCAGAGGACCTAGAAGAAAATACAAGTGAAAGGGTTGCTTTAAGATGCTTGGAGGAGTTATTTGGTCCTCAAAACAGTCATGGAAGTGTTTCTCCTGTTTCAAGAGCTGTTTTGAATCCTTCTGCAAGCTGCGATGATGTTCTTGATCACATACTGTATCACATACTGCAAAAG GTCCCATTATCTGATCTGAAAAATGCTGGACCAGAGCTTTTGAGATGGGATGGTCACTCCTTTATTGAGCATAAAAGAGCCACCCTACCTAAATGTGCATTAGAACAG TTGAAAGATGTTATTTTGCTGGACGATCCTTATCTTGATGGCAATGAAAATGGGCCTCCATCACGGTCTGATGACAGCAATGATGAAAATGGTAATCAAGAGGGTAACTTGATtccacaaattaaaaaaaatgaagagttgcTTGGAAGAAATCCAATTCCGTCAAAGAGGTCTAGAGATGAGTTGGTTGCTGGAAATTCGAAGGGAGTAGTCAGTGTTAACCATGGTAGTATGCAATGTGATCTTCATTTGAATGCAAAGAAGTCAAAGCTAGTTGCAAATCCCACTTGTACTATTCAGGCTGTTGCGGAGCTTCCAATTCACCTGCATGGTGATGATGAGCAGTTGGAAGATGAATCTCAAAGGATTATGAAGGTTACTGAAATAGAGACTAATAACTTGGGAAAGGTTTCTCAGATAGGCGAGGGTGATCAAGATTTATGTGTTGCCTCAAGGACCCCTGGGCTGATGGTCGAGCAAAAGCATGGAGATATAATTTGCCCAAATGTTGTGATTGACGAATCCAGTCCTGTTGAAAATGGTGCACCGGTAAAGGAATCTAGTGGTGATGCGGGTGGAAATATTGATCAAGATTTTACATCAAGTTCCCAAAATTCTACCTCCGCTGATGGGTTGCAAGAAAATGTTGATCTGATTGGGGAAAAAGCTGACATGGATCATCCTTGTGTGGAACAAATATGCGAAGATGAAGATGAGATCTTTAACATTTCCTTAAAGAAGAACCTTTTCTTGAGTTCACAGCGCATGGCAAGTCAAGATCCTGTGCAAAATGCTGACTGGACAGAACAAAATTCTTGTGTCAAGTGTAATCAAAATGGTCAGTTGTTGGTCTGTACTTCTAGTGGTTGCCTGCTTGCGGTTCATGAGAGCTGCTTGAATTGCCCTGCAAGATTTGATGATAAGGGCCACTTTCTTTGCCCTTTCTGTGCATGCTCTGTTTCCATCTCAAATTACCTAGAAGCTAAGAACAAGATCATCTTGGCAAGGAAGAAACTAGTTGCATTTATGGGGCTTATGGGAAAACTTATTCAGGAGCAGGGGAGGTCTTGGaatcattcaaaattaaatgGCAATGAAAACCTTGCTGGAATTCAGGAGAGTGGGCATCTAGGAAGAGAGCATGAACACAAACAGGAAGAACTACCAGCCAAGCTTAAAACCTCTGATGATAATCCAACCACTGAAAACACTGAAACTTTCCCCATAAATCAGGTAGAAGTTGAAGGACATGACATACTAAAGGAAGTTGTAGGGCCTCAGATTACTGATGCACGTCAGAAACTTGTCAATAGTGATGGAGAGGAATCATCTACCAGTGCAGATGATAAGTATATAATATCTAGTCATTCTACAAGGTCCAAAAAAAGTGAGACAAGGCA ATCATTCTCGACAACTCGACGATTGAGGAGAAAGAAAGCTCCATGGACGAATGACGAAGAAGAGATGCTCAAG AAGGGACTGCAGGAGATTGCAAATGAGGATGGGACAGTTCCATGGAAGAGAATTTTGGAGTTTGGTACCAATGTGTTTCTTATGGATAGGACTGCAACAGACCTCAAGAATAAGTGGAGAAGTATGTGCAAGGGTAGCCCGGGATGCAAATGA
- the LOC105799510 gene encoding uncharacterized protein LOC105799510, which yields MAMEGEKKKKASPISLQQFISNITPLIDLEKEAEISASISSGTTRNLDTAQKRGSTILNLKCVDAQTGLMGKTLLEFQSTKGDVLPAHKFGTHDVVVLKPNKADLGSPALGQGVVYRLKDSSITVAFDDVPEDGLNNPLRLEKVANEVTYRRMKDALIQLSKGVLKGPAADLVPVLFGERQPTVSKKGTVTFTPFNKNLDHSQRDAILKALSSKDVFLLHGPPGTGKTTTVVEIVLQEVKRGSKILACAASNIAVDNIVERLATHRVKMVRLGHPARLLPQVLDSALDAKVLRGDNSSLANDIRKEMKALNGKLLKTKDRNTRREIQKELRTLSKEERKRQQLAVTDVIKDADVILTTLTGAFSRKLDNTTFDLIIIDEAAQALEIACWMALLKGSRCILAGDHLQLPPTIQSVEAERKGLGRTLFERLADLYGDEVMSMLTVQYRMHELIMNWSSKELYSSKIKAHSSVATHMLFDLENVKKSTSTEPTLLLIDTTGCDMEEKKDEEESTLNEGEAEVAISHAKRLIHAGVHASDIGIITPYAAQVVLLKMLKSNEDKLKNVEISTVDGFQGREKEAIIISMVRSNSKKEVGFLSDRRRMNVAVTRARRQCCLVCDTETVSSDGFLKRLVEYFEEHGEYLSASEYCNE from the exons ATGGCGATGGagggagaaaagaagaaaaaagcatCTCCAATTTCTCTTCAACAATTCATCTCCAATATCACCCCTTTAATTGATTTGGAAAAG GAAGCTGAGATATCAGCTTCAATAAGTTCAGGAACAACAAGAAATTTGGATACTGCTCAAAAGAGGGGCTCCACGATTCTAAATTTGAAGTGTGTTGACGCTCAg ACAGGGCTTATGGGGAAAACTCTACTTGAGTTCCAATCGACCAAAGGAGATGTTCTTCCTGCTCACAAG TTTGGAACCCATGATGTAGTTGTCCTAAAACCAAACAAGGCTGATTTAGGTTCTCCTGCTCTTGGACAAGGTGTAGTTTACCGGTTGAAg GATTCCTCAATCACAGTTGCTTTTGATGATGTACCTGAAGATGGTTTAAATAATCCTTTGCGTCTTGAAAAAGTGGCAAATGAG GTGACATATCGTAGGATGAAGGATGCCCTGATACAACTGAGTAAAGGTGTGCTGAAGGGTCCAGCTGCAGATCTAGTTCCTGTATTGTTTGGAGAGAGACAGCCAACAGTCTCAAAGAAGGGCACTGTCACATTCACCCCATTTAACAAAAACCTTGATCACTCTCAG AGAGATGCCATTTTAAAGGCACTGTCATCAAAGGATGTATTTTTGCTGCATGGACCTCCTGGAACCGGAAAAACTACAACAGTCGTGGAAATTGTACTACAAGAAGTGAAGCGAGGATCAAAGATACTTGCTTGTGCTGCTTCAAATATTGCTGTTGACAACATTGTTGAGCGACTTGCCACTCACAG AGTAAAGATGGTCAGATTGGGGCATCCTGCTCGATTATTACCTCAAGTTTTGGACAGTGCTCTTGATGCAAAG GTACTACGAGGAGATAATAGCTCTCTTGCAAATGACATTAGAAAGGAAATGAAG GCACTAAATGGGAAATTATTGAAAACCAAAGACAGAAATACAAGGAGAGAGATCCAGAAGGAGCTTAGAACTCTTTCAAAAGAAGAGCGTAAAAGGCAGCAGCTTGCTGTTACTGATGTAATTAAGGATGCAGATGTCATATTGACAACGTTGACTGGTGCATTTTCTCGCAAACTGGACAACACtacatttgatttgattattattgatgAAGCTGCGCAGGCTCTTGAAATAGCATGCTGGATGGCTCTACTAAAG GGCTCAAGATGTATACTTGCGGGGGACCATCTGCAGCTTCCTCCGACTATCCAGAGTGTTGAAGCTGAGAGGAAAGGGTTAGGAAGAACCCTTTTTGAACGCCTTGCAGATCTGTATGGAGATGAGGTCATGTCCATGCTCACTGTCCAGTACCGCATGCATGAGCTTATTATGAACTGGTCATCTAAAGAGCTTTACAGCAGCAAG ATCAAAGCCCATTCTAGTGTTGCTACGCACATGCTTTTTGATCTCGAGAATGTTAAGAAGTCAACTTCAACAGAACCAACCCTTCTTCTCATAGACACAACTGG GTGTGATATGGAAGAGAAGAAGGATGAGGAAGAGAGCACATTGAATGAAGGTGAAGCTGAGGTAGCTATTTCACATGCAAAGAGACTCATTCATGCTGGAGTCCATGCTTCTGATATTGGAATTATTACCCCTTATGCTGCACAG GTGGTTTTATTGAAGATGTTGAAAAGCAATGAAGATAAGCTAAAGAATGTGGAAATCTCAACTGTTGATGGTTTCCAAGGTCGAGAGAAGGAAGCGATTATCATTTCAATGGTTCGGTCAAACTCAAAGAAAGAG GTTGGGTTTTTAAGTGACCGAAGGCGAATGAATGTGGCTGTGACACGAGCAAGAAGACAGTGTTGTCTTGTATGTGACACTGAAACAGTTAGTAGCGATGGGTTCTTAAAGCGATTGGTTGAGTATTTTGAGGAGCATGGTGAGTATTTAAGTGCCTCTGAGTATTGTAATGAATAA
- the LOC105799509 gene encoding uncharacterized protein LOC105799509, whose protein sequence is MFSVQKWKCSWSMVATVASIIVLVSVVHLFLFPVVPSLDYFSARQVQYKCVPINSSLEQSTDHVWEKKPQGLNLDLRFPSDLHNGVVYRNAPWKAEIGRWLSGCDAIATEVNIVETLGGRRCKSDCSGQGVCNHELGQCRCFHGFSGEACSERLNLSCNYPGTPELPYGRWVVSICSAHCDTTRAMCFCGEGTKYPNRPVAEACGFQMNLPSEPEGAKLTDWAKADLDNIFTTNGSKPGWCNVDPAAAYDSKVLFKEECDCKYDGLWGRFCEVPVESVCINQCSGNGHCRGGFCQCYNGWYGTDCSIPSVVSPIGEWPKWLKPAHLDIPSNEVTGRLVNLNAAVEKKRPLIYVYDLPPEFNSLLLEGRHFKFECVNRIYDERNATLWTEQLYGSQMAMYESILASPHRTLNGEEADFFFVPVLDACIITRADDAPHLSLENHTGLRSSLTLEFYEKAYEHIIEKYPYWNRSAGKDHIWSFSWDEGACYAPKEIWNSMMLVHWGNTNSKHNHSTTAYWADNWDKIPSDRRGNHSCFDPAKDLVLPAWKRPDVTSLSAKLWSRPRENRKTLFYFNGNLGPAYTSGRPEATYSMGIRQKLADEFGSTPNKEGKLGKQYAEDVVVTPLRSENYHEDIANSTFCAVLPGDGWSGRMEDSILQGCIPVVIQDGIFLPYENMLNYESFAVRIREDEIPNLIKILRNINETEIEFKLTNVQKIWQRFLYRDSILLEAERQQTGFGRVEDWAVEFLQQSDDDVFTTFLQVLHYKLHNDPWRLELAHLKKDYGLPPECLIRIK, encoded by the exons ATGTTTTCTGTTCAGAAGTGGAAATGCTCATGGTCTATGGTGGCTACAGTTGCTTCTATTATAGTGCTAGTTTCAGTAGTTCATCTATTCCTGTTTCCTGTCGTCCCATCTCTTGATTACTTCAGTGCTCGGCAAGTCCAGTACAAATGTGTTCCAATTAATTCATCACTTGAACAGAGTACTGATCATGTTTGGGAAAAAAAACCACAAGGTCTTAATTTAGATCTCAGGTTTCCTAGCGACTTGCATAATGGAGTTGTTTATCGTAATGCACCGTGGAAGGCAGAGATAGGCCGCTGGCTTTCTGGTTGTGATGCTATTGCTACAGAAGTCAACATTGTTGAg ACACTAGGTGGGAGGCGCTGCAAATCTGACTGCAGTGGTCAAGGTGTTTGCAATCATGAGTTGGGCCAATGTAGATGCTTTCACGGATTTAGTG GAGAAGCATGCTCCGAGAGGCTAAATTTGAGTTGCAATTACCCTGGAACACCAGAGCTACCATATGGGAGATGGGTTGTCTCGATATGTTCTGCTCATTGTGACACTACTCGAGCTATGTGCTTTTGTGGAGAAGGCACAAAATATCCAAATCGTCCTGTGGCTGAGGCTTGTGGGTTTCAAATGAA CTTACCTTCTGAACCTGAAGGTGCCAAACTGACTGATTGGGCAAAAGCCGACCTGGataatatttttacaacaaATGGGAGCAAACCAGGATGGTGTAACGTAGACCCAGCTGCTGCATATGATTCAAAAGTGCTGTTTAAAGAGGAATGTGATTGCAAATATGATGGACTTTGGGGGCGTTTCTGTGAAGTTCCTGTTGAAAGTGTTTGTATCAATCAATGTTCTGGAAATGGCCATTGCCGTGGTGGGTTTTGTCAG tgCTATAATGGATGGTACGGGACAGACTGCAGTATTCCTTCAGTTGTATCTCCAATTGGAGAGTGGCCTAAGTGGCTCAAACCTGCTCATCTTGATATTCCTAGTAATGAAGTCACAGGCAGACTTGTCAATCTCAATGCTGCAGTTGAAAAGAAAAGGCcccttatatatgtatatgatttacCTCCTGAGTTCAATAGCTTGCTTCTTGAG GGACGGCATTTTAAGTTCGAGTGTGTGAACAGAATCTATGATGAAAGGAATGCAACATTGTGGACAGAGCAGTTGTATGGCTCCCAG ATGGCTATGTATGAGAGTATTCTAGCGAGTCCACATCGAACATTAAATGGTGAAGAAGCAGATTTTTTCTTTGTTCCTGTTCTGGATGCTTGCATCATAACACGTGCTGATGATGCACCCCATTTGAGCTTGGAG AACCATACTGGTTTGAGGAGCTCTCTCACTCTGGAATTTTATGAGAAGGCATATGAGCATATTATTGAGAAATATCCGTACTGGAACCGCTCAGCAGGAAAAGACCATATTTGg TCCTTTTCATGGGATGAAGGTGCTTGCTATGCCCCCAAGGAGATATGGAATAGCATGATGTTGGTTCACTGGGGTAATACAAATTCTAAGCACAACCACTCAACGACAGCCTACTGGGCTGACAACTGGGACAAGATTCCATCTGATAGAAGAGGCAACCATTCTTGTTTTGATCCTGCAAAAGATCTTGTGCTTCCTGCTTGGAAACGCCCTGATGTTACTTCTTTAAGTGCAAAACTGTGGTCTAG GCCTCGTGAGAACCGGAAGACACTTTTTTACTTCAATGGAAATCTAGGACCAGCTTACACAAGTGGAAGACCAGAAGCTAC GTATAGCATGGGGATCAGACAGAAACTGGCCGATGAATTTGGATCAACCCCTAACAAGGAAGGAAAACTAGGGAAACAGTATGCGGAAGATGTGGTTGTGACTCCACTTCGTTCTGAAAACTATCATGAGGATATAGCCAATTCTACTTTCTGTGCGGTGCTGCCTGGAGATGGCTGGAGTGGTCGTATGGAAGATAGTATTTTGCAAGGATGCATTCCTGTGGTTATTCAG GATGGTATATTCCTACCTTACGAGAATATGCTCAACTATGAAAGCTTTGCTGTTAGAATACGTGAAGATGAAATTCCAAATTTGATAAAGATTCTTCGG AACATAAATGAAACTGAAATAGAGTTCAAGTTGACCAATGTACAGAAAATATGGCAGCGGTTCCTTTATCGCGATTCTATTTTGCTAGAAGCCGAGAGGCAACAAACTGGTTTTGGCCGAGTGGAGGATTGGGCAGTTGAATTCTTGCAACAATCTGACGATGATGTCTTCACAACATTTCTACAG GTTTTGCACTACAAGTTACATAATGACCCTTGGAGGCTGGAACTTGCTCACCTTAAAAAAGACTACGGATTACCACCAGAATGTTTGATAAGAATCAAGTGA
- the LOC105799511 gene encoding LOW QUALITY PROTEIN: 3-oxoacyl-[acyl-carrier-protein] synthase II, chloroplastic (The sequence of the model RefSeq protein was modified relative to this genomic sequence to represent the inferred CDS: inserted 1 base in 1 codon), which produces MGVVTPLGHEPDVFYNNLLEGVSGISEIETFDLRSISNKISYQIFSSDGWVAPKLSKRMDKFMLYSLSRKESFARWGVNEDVMEELDKTKCGVLIGSAMGGMKVFNDAIEALRISYRKMNPFCVXFATTNMGFAMLAMDLGWMGPNYSI; this is translated from the exons ATGGGAGTAGTAACTCCGCTTGGACATGAGCCTGATGTTTTCTATAACAACCTGCTCGAGGGTGTTAGTGGTATAAGTGAAATCGAGACTTTTGATCTGCGTTCGATTTCCAACAAGATAAGTT ATCAAATCTTCTCAAGCGATGGATGGGTCGCACCAAAACTTTCCAAGAGGATGGACAAATTCATGCTTTATTCTCTTTCACGGAAAGAAAGCTTTGCAAGATGGGGAGTAAATGAAGATGTAATGGAGGAGTTAGATAAAACGAAATGTGGAGTTTTGATTGGTTCAGCAATGGGTGGCATGAAG GTTTTCAACGATGCGATTGAAGCTTTGAGGATCTCATACAGGAAGATGAATCCTTTTTGCG TGTTTGCTACAACAAATATGGGTTTCGCAATGCTTGCAATGGATTT AGGATGGATGGGTCCTAATTATTCAATCTAg